The following coding sequences lie in one Arachis hypogaea cultivar Tifrunner chromosome 9, arahy.Tifrunner.gnm2.J5K5, whole genome shotgun sequence genomic window:
- the LOC112712686 gene encoding transcription factor bHLH111, producing MAEGCGGNSVATTSPASFNWWYLHANHATNTNAYNNNNNNSSSCSCEEDISVSTSFTNASNHSTLTVDSSRRLLHPSSNNNHFLPEHADDNHLWNHVLSAVGSNGELHNNEEMGEMKFLDALSSKNMTSSMFEEPACDYLKKLDTTTSWEYSGGSTSSSFNNSFEKHLNNNNNNNGFSDDALIENNERLTKLSNLVSTWSIAPPDPEVSSSHFDHPPTNINNHHHHDPNCNFKQQVFIGDSTSYPPISSYDHPTKVKEEFHHHHQTNSGFQNGLINGLSSVMGGGDDSGNKFYHGLPNLSSCTRNISDVISFNSRLGRPVLGIHAQKPNIKYINNLSESKKHQGLQTTSPINRSNNGRVEGTTAREIKKKRSEESSEAILKKPKQDTSTASSTKVQAPKVKLGDKITALQQIVSPFGKTDTASVLFEAIGYIKFLQEQVQLLSNPYLKSNSHKDPWGSLDRKDHHKEDAKLDLRTRGLCLVPTSCTPLIYRENSGPDYWTPAYRGCLYR from the exons ATGGCTGAAGGATGTGGTGGAAACTCAGTTGCAACCACTTCTCCTGCTTCATTCAATTGGTGGTACCTCCATGCAAATCATGCTACTAATACTAacgcatataataataataataataattcttcatcatgttcttgtgagGAGGATATATCTGTTTCAACATCTTTCACTAATGCCTCCAACCATTCAACCCTCACTGTTGATTCTTCCCGAAGGCTTCTTCATCCTTCCTCCAACAACAACCACTTCTTGCCCGAACATGCTGACGATAATCATCTTTGGAATCATGTTCTTTC agctGTTGGATCAAACGGGGAGTTACACAACAATGAAGAAATGGGAGAAATGAAGTTTCTGGATGCATTATCATCTAAGAACATGACAAGCTCTATGTTTGAAGAACCGGCATGTGACTACTTGAAGAAACTTGACACCACTACTAGTTGGGAATATAGTGGTGGATCAACTTCTTCATCATTCAACAACAGTTTTGAGAAGcacttgaataataataataataataatgggttCAGTGATGATGCATTGATTGAGAATAATGAAAGGTTGACTAAGTTATCTAATCTTGTTAGCACTTGGTCTATTGCCCCACCTGACCCTGAAGTTAGTAGTAGCCACTTTGATCATCCACCaacaaatattaataatcatcatcatcatgaccCTAATTGTAATTTCAAGCAACAAGTTTTTATTGGAGATTCCACATCATACCCTCCAATCAGTAGCTATGATCATCCCACAAAGGTGAAGGAAgaatttcatcatcatcatcaaacaaataGTGGATTTCAAAATGGATTAATTAATGGTCTTTCTTCAGTGATGGGAGGAGGAGATGATAGTGGTAATAAATTTTACCATGGTTTGCCAAACCTTTCTTCATGCACAAGAAACATCTCAGATGTTATTTCCTTTAATAGTAGGCTTGGGAGGCCAGTTCTTGGAATCCATGCACAAAAGCCTAATATCAAATACATCAATAATTTATCTGAATCAAAGAAGCACCAAGGTCTTCAAACAACATCCCCG ATAAATAGAAGTAATAATGGAAGAGTAGAGGGGACAACAGCTCGtgaaataaagaagaaaagatCTGAAGAATCTTCAGAAGCAATTTTGAAGAAGCCTAAGCAAGATACATCCACAGCTTCTTCTACAAAG gtGCAAGCACCCAAAGTCAAGCTGGGGGACAAGATCACAGCCCTTCAACAAATTGTGTCTCCATTTGGAAAG ACAGACACAGCTTCGGTGCTGTTTGAAGCAATTGGGTACATAAAGTTTCTTCAAGAACAAGTCCAG CTACTAAGCAACCCTTACTTGAAGTCTAATTCCCACAAG GATCCATGGGGAAGCTTGGATAGAAAAGATCACCACAAGGAGGATGCAAAATTAGACCTTAGGACTAGAGGACTTTGTTTAGTTCCAACTTCATGTACTCCTCTTATTTACAGAGAGAACAGTGGACCAGATTATTGGACACCAGCATACAGAGGATGTTTGTATAGGTGA